Proteins from one Uloborus diversus isolate 005 unplaced genomic scaffold, Udiv.v.3.1 scaffold_1245, whole genome shotgun sequence genomic window:
- the LOC129232532 gene encoding protein krueppel-like, translated as SSLITNLRIHTNEKPYSCEYCKKTFSNSSNLKKHLRIHTNEKPYSCEYCKKTFSQSSSLITHLRIHTNEKPYSCEYCKQTFSTSSNLKKHLRIHTNEKPYFKVENTSEGTHLRKTIFFSNLKRHLRIHTNEKPYSCE; from the exons ttcaagTTTGATTACAAATTTGAGGATacatactaatgaaaaaccatattcttgcgagtattgcaagaaaacattttctaatagttcaaatttgaaaaaacatttgaggattcacacaaatgaaaaaccatattcttgtgagtactgtaaaaagacattttctcaaagttcaagCTTGAttacacatttgaggatacacactaatgaaaaaccatattcttgtgaatattGTAAGCAGACATTTTCTActagttcaaatttgaaaaaacatttgaggattcacactaatgaaaaaccatat ttcaagGTTGAAAATACATCTGAGGGTACACACTtacgaaaaaccatattctt CtcaaatttgaaaagacatttaagGATTCACaccaatgaaaaaccatattcttgcgag